The following are from one region of the Heliangelus exortis chromosome 2, bHelExo1.hap1, whole genome shotgun sequence genome:
- the LOC139791921 gene encoding zinc finger protein 282-like isoform X2: MQFPGCPRLLGGAAGPGPQLAGTDSAAPGTGSGPGPVAPLPSALSPPRPGPSRRGPAQLRGAMAEWAPAQVQEWNVEAPHLMPLQPPLLPERAHVREAQLHPAEASLWTVVATVQAMERKIDLLATRLLSLEGRSGTAEKKLLDCEKTTMEFGNQLESKWAVLGTLIQEYGLLQRRLENVENLLKNRNFWVLRLPPGPRGEVPKVPVTFVDIAVYFSAEEWKNLEEWQKELYNNLVKENYESLISLDGALSRSEAQPRGERGDGPCIPEPRELEQRELPPDTCAESLISTSDILSRIKQEVAFVGEQQFGEERGMPADPCAGADALITAHDFLSWIKQEEEPCVREPWELPEREMLTGPGPGPGPGPAGEGLLVKTEERCPHAEPPEEVGLPGGSGDLLFTGGGFGNPEGQAAAAAAVLPAQHRLSKTPGSEPGPGGTEGGGGVIPSGTPGPTEERPHGCSECGKSFSGKKSLRIHQRSHAAERPYPCAECGKSFNCHSGLVRHQMIHRGERPYKCTECGKCYSRKEHLQNHQRLHTGERPFACAACGKSFIRKQNLLKHQRIHTGERPYQCPACGRSFRYKESLKDHQRVHGVEAGPPPLPPPGIMPPGD; the protein is encoded by the exons ATGCAATTCCCCGGCTGCCCCCGGCTCCtcggcggggcggcggggcccggcCCGCAGCTCGCAGGCACCGACAGCGCAGCCCCCGGTACCGGCTCCGGTCCCGGTCCCGTCGCCCCGCTTCCCTCCGCGCTCTCCCCGCCGCGGCCCGGGCCCAGCCGACGGGGCCCGGCCCAGCTCCGCGGGGCCATGGCCGAGTGGGCGCCCGCCCAG GTGCAGGAGTGGAACGTGGAAGCCCCCCACCTGATGCCGCTGCAGCCGCCGCTGCTGCCGGAGCGAGCGCACGTGCGGGAGGCTCAGCTGCACCCCGCAGAGGCCTCGCTCTGGACCGTGGTGGCCACCGTGCAGGCCATGGAGAGGAAGATCGACCTCCTGGCCACCCgcctgctcagcctggagggACGATCCGGCACGGCCGAGAAGAAGCTTCTGGACTGTGAGAAGACCACCATGGAGTTTGGGAACCAGCTGGAGAGCAAATGGGCCGTGCTGGGCACCCTGATCCAGGAGTACGGGCTGCTCCAGAGGCGGCTGGAGAACGTGGAGAACCTGCTGAAGAACAGGAACTTCTGGGTCCTGCGGCTGCCGCCTGGACCCCGGGGTGAGGTCCCCAAG GTGCCCGTGACCTTTGTGGACATCGCCGTCTACTTCTCGGCGGAGGAGTGGAAGAATTTGGAGGAGTGGCAGAAAGAGCTGTACAATAACCTGGTGAAGGAGAACTATGAGTCCTTGATCTCCTTGG ACGGTGCCCTCTCCAGGAGTGAGGCTCAGCCCCGCGGCGAGCGTGGGGACGGTCCCTGCATCCCCgagcccagggagctggagcagagggagctgccACCCGACACCTGCGCGG AGTCGCTGATCTCCACCTCGGACATCCTGTCCCGGATCAAGCAGGAGGTGGCCTTCGTGGGGGAGCAGCAGTTCGGGGAGGAGCGGGGGATGCCGGCAGATCCCTGTGCAG GCGCAGACGCCCTGATCACGGCGCACGACTTCTTGTCATGGATCAAGCAGGAGGAAGAGCCCTGTGTCCGTGagccctgggagctgccagagagagagatgctgacgggtcctggtcctggtcctggtcctggtccgG ctggcGAGGGGCTGCTGGTGAAGACAGAAGAGCGCTGCCCCCACGCTGAGCCCCCCGAGGAGGTGGGGCTGCCGGGGGGCTCCGGGGACCTGCTCTTCACCGGCGGAGGCTTCGGGAACCCCGAGGGTCaggcggcggcagcggcagcggTTCTGCCGGCACAGCACAGACTGAGCAAAACCCCGGGCTCAGAGCCGGGGCCGGGGGGCACcgaggggggcgggggggtcATCCCCAGCGGCACCCCGGGCCCCACCGAGGAACGTCCCCACGGGTGCTCCGAGTGCGGGAAGAGCTTCAGCGGGAAGAAGAGTCTGAGGATCCACCAGCGGAGCCACGCGGCCGAGCGGCCCTACCCCTGCGCCGAGTGCGGGAAGAGCTTCAATTGCCACTCGGGGCTGGTGCGGCACCAGATGATCCACCGGGGCGAGCGGCCCTACAAGTGCACCGAGTGCGGGAAGTGCTACAGCCGCAAGGAGCACCTGCAGAACCACCAGCGGCTGCACACCGGGGAGCGGCCCTTCGCCTGCGCGGCCTGCGGCAAGAGCTTCATCCGCAAGCAGAACCTGCTCAAGCACCAGCGCATCCACACCGGGGAGAGGCCCTACCAGTGCCCGGCCTGCGGACGCAGCTTCCGCTACAAGGAGTCCCTCAAGGACCACCAGCGGGTCCACGGGGTCGAGGCGGGACCCCCTCCCTTGCCGCCCCCCGGTATTATGCCCCCCGGGGACTAA
- the LOC139791921 gene encoding zinc finger protein 282-like isoform X1, producing the protein MQFPGCPRLLGGAAGPGPQLAGTDSAAPGTGSGPGPVAPLPSALSPPRPGPSRRGPAQLRGAMAEWAPAQVQEWNVEAPHLMPLQPPLLPERAHVREAQLHPAEASLWTVVATVQAMERKIDLLATRLLSLEGRSGTAEKKLLDCEKTTMEFGNQLESKWAVLGTLIQEYGLLQRRLENVENLLKNRNFWVLRLPPGPRGEVPKVPVTFVDIAVYFSAEEWKNLEEWQKELYNNLVKENYESLISLDGALSRSEAQPRGERGDGPCIPEPRELEQRELPPDTCAESLISTSDILSRIKQEVAFVGEQQFGEERGMPADPCAGADALITAHDFLSWIKQEEEPCVREPWELPEREMLTGPGPGPGPGPAAGEGLLVKTEERCPHAEPPEEVGLPGGSGDLLFTGGGFGNPEGQAAAAAAVLPAQHRLSKTPGSEPGPGGTEGGGGVIPSGTPGPTEERPHGCSECGKSFSGKKSLRIHQRSHAAERPYPCAECGKSFNCHSGLVRHQMIHRGERPYKCTECGKCYSRKEHLQNHQRLHTGERPFACAACGKSFIRKQNLLKHQRIHTGERPYQCPACGRSFRYKESLKDHQRVHGVEAGPPPLPPPGIMPPGD; encoded by the exons ATGCAATTCCCCGGCTGCCCCCGGCTCCtcggcggggcggcggggcccggcCCGCAGCTCGCAGGCACCGACAGCGCAGCCCCCGGTACCGGCTCCGGTCCCGGTCCCGTCGCCCCGCTTCCCTCCGCGCTCTCCCCGCCGCGGCCCGGGCCCAGCCGACGGGGCCCGGCCCAGCTCCGCGGGGCCATGGCCGAGTGGGCGCCCGCCCAG GTGCAGGAGTGGAACGTGGAAGCCCCCCACCTGATGCCGCTGCAGCCGCCGCTGCTGCCGGAGCGAGCGCACGTGCGGGAGGCTCAGCTGCACCCCGCAGAGGCCTCGCTCTGGACCGTGGTGGCCACCGTGCAGGCCATGGAGAGGAAGATCGACCTCCTGGCCACCCgcctgctcagcctggagggACGATCCGGCACGGCCGAGAAGAAGCTTCTGGACTGTGAGAAGACCACCATGGAGTTTGGGAACCAGCTGGAGAGCAAATGGGCCGTGCTGGGCACCCTGATCCAGGAGTACGGGCTGCTCCAGAGGCGGCTGGAGAACGTGGAGAACCTGCTGAAGAACAGGAACTTCTGGGTCCTGCGGCTGCCGCCTGGACCCCGGGGTGAGGTCCCCAAG GTGCCCGTGACCTTTGTGGACATCGCCGTCTACTTCTCGGCGGAGGAGTGGAAGAATTTGGAGGAGTGGCAGAAAGAGCTGTACAATAACCTGGTGAAGGAGAACTATGAGTCCTTGATCTCCTTGG ACGGTGCCCTCTCCAGGAGTGAGGCTCAGCCCCGCGGCGAGCGTGGGGACGGTCCCTGCATCCCCgagcccagggagctggagcagagggagctgccACCCGACACCTGCGCGG AGTCGCTGATCTCCACCTCGGACATCCTGTCCCGGATCAAGCAGGAGGTGGCCTTCGTGGGGGAGCAGCAGTTCGGGGAGGAGCGGGGGATGCCGGCAGATCCCTGTGCAG GCGCAGACGCCCTGATCACGGCGCACGACTTCTTGTCATGGATCAAGCAGGAGGAAGAGCCCTGTGTCCGTGagccctgggagctgccagagagagagatgctgacgggtcctggtcctggtcctggtcctggtccgG cagctggcGAGGGGCTGCTGGTGAAGACAGAAGAGCGCTGCCCCCACGCTGAGCCCCCCGAGGAGGTGGGGCTGCCGGGGGGCTCCGGGGACCTGCTCTTCACCGGCGGAGGCTTCGGGAACCCCGAGGGTCaggcggcggcagcggcagcggTTCTGCCGGCACAGCACAGACTGAGCAAAACCCCGGGCTCAGAGCCGGGGCCGGGGGGCACcgaggggggcgggggggtcATCCCCAGCGGCACCCCGGGCCCCACCGAGGAACGTCCCCACGGGTGCTCCGAGTGCGGGAAGAGCTTCAGCGGGAAGAAGAGTCTGAGGATCCACCAGCGGAGCCACGCGGCCGAGCGGCCCTACCCCTGCGCCGAGTGCGGGAAGAGCTTCAATTGCCACTCGGGGCTGGTGCGGCACCAGATGATCCACCGGGGCGAGCGGCCCTACAAGTGCACCGAGTGCGGGAAGTGCTACAGCCGCAAGGAGCACCTGCAGAACCACCAGCGGCTGCACACCGGGGAGCGGCCCTTCGCCTGCGCGGCCTGCGGCAAGAGCTTCATCCGCAAGCAGAACCTGCTCAAGCACCAGCGCATCCACACCGGGGAGAGGCCCTACCAGTGCCCGGCCTGCGGACGCAGCTTCCGCTACAAGGAGTCCCTCAAGGACCACCAGCGGGTCCACGGGGTCGAGGCGGGACCCCCTCCCTTGCCGCCCCCCGGTATTATGCCCCCCGGGGACTAA